Genomic DNA from Candidatus Desulfatibia profunda:
TGGGAGTTTGGCAGGCTTGAAGGAGGCCCCCCCTCCTCCCTGGCTTCATCCTGTCTCCATAATGAACCTCGGCATGATTTTCGGGAGCATGGGCGCTTCAATGATGAAAAAGCAGTTCACTACTTACCTTGCCCCGCGTCGTGAATATCTAAAAGGGTTTATCGGCGGCGCTCTGATGGGAATCGGGTCCTCCTTTGCCAACGGCTGTATTGAAGGCGGGTTTTACACCGCAGTGGGGGTCTATTCCCTGGGCGGTTTTGCCATGATGATCGGGCTGGCCCTCGGTTCGATCCTGGGAGTCAAATACCTGATTTGGGAAATGTTCAACTGGCCGGTTAAAGTACCGGATAAACCGGCCGAACCCAAAAGACCCCCGCTGATTGACTGGCGCAAAGTGCACCCCTACATCGGGGGCGGCATTTATATTTTCTTCTGTCTTTCCTTCTACATTTACGCTCACTTCGGCAAAATCGTGCTCGGCGGCATGGCCTTTTTCGGGCTCTGGATCGGCTATTTCATGCAGCGCTCCCGCTTCTGCCTCCAGCGCACCTTTCGCAACCCCTTCATGACCGGCGATTACGAGATGGTCAAGGCGGTGATCCTGAGCCTGATCATCTACAGTGCCGGTTCAG
This window encodes:
- a CDS encoding YeeE/YedE family protein, yielding MYSNTQVGVTPSEEASIVEKTSFWNEIWSEICDLYHFLFIRDMPLWVAGIGLGVLSILIFLWRYPWGISSGYGNWGEQLYYYFGLGSLAGLKEAPPPPWLHPVSIMNLGMIFGSMGASMMKKQFTTYLAPRREYLKGFIGGALMGIGSSFANGCIEGGFYTAVGVYSLGGFAMMIGLALGSILGVKYLIWEMFNWPVKVPDKPAEPKRPPLIDWRKVHPYIGGGIYIFFCLSFYIYAHFGKIVLGGMAFFGLWIGYFMQRSRFCLQRTFRNPFMTGDYEMVKAVILSLIIYSAGSAVIKYGFFQPDTHGIDHRFWMGSLIGGAIFGLGMVIAGACASSGLWRAGEGNTKIWLAIVGFITVYPWFKYEVQTTALGPFLGKGIYLVDILTWTWTPVFYIAFFLVWYLLAVYNAKTEKFVISF